The proteins below are encoded in one region of bacterium:
- the xerD gene encoding site-specific tyrosine recombinase XerD, which translates to MQEDIEAFIAYLVAEVGLSANTIAAYRRDLEQYGLFLHDRQRNFLNADEDTVTAYLGELRGRGMGRATVQRKLSALRQLHKYLVREGLTRHDPTATIPAVPRPVRLPKVLTVKQCLALLDAPDATTPGGLRDAAMLTLLYATGLRVSELVGLRMHNVDLEGRSLRVRGKGGKERVIPVAPLALDLLQLYLQEARPALDQGHSDDAIFLSPRGRGMTRQTFFNHLKDYCRLADIPQDTSPHTLRHSFATHLLEGGADLRSIQEMLGHSSLGTTQIYTHVSSGRKRAVYDATHPRAHDTEPPA; encoded by the coding sequence ATGCAGGAAGACATCGAGGCCTTCATCGCTTACCTCGTCGCCGAGGTGGGCCTGTCCGCTAACACCATCGCGGCTTACCGCCGCGACCTGGAGCAGTACGGCCTCTTCCTGCACGACCGCCAGCGCAACTTCCTGAACGCCGACGAGGACACCGTCACGGCCTACCTGGGCGAGTTGCGGGGACGGGGGATGGGGCGGGCTACCGTGCAACGCAAGCTGTCGGCGTTGCGCCAGTTGCACAAGTACCTGGTGCGCGAGGGTCTCACGCGGCACGACCCGACCGCCACCATTCCCGCCGTCCCCCGGCCGGTGCGACTGCCAAAGGTGCTGACGGTCAAGCAGTGCCTTGCCCTGCTCGACGCCCCCGACGCCACGACCCCCGGCGGGCTGCGCGATGCGGCGATGCTCACGTTGCTCTACGCCACCGGGCTGCGCGTATCGGAGTTGGTGGGCCTGCGGATGCACAACGTGGACCTGGAGGGGCGGAGCCTGCGCGTGCGGGGCAAGGGGGGCAAGGAGCGGGTGATACCGGTAGCGCCGCTCGCCCTGGACCTGCTGCAGCTCTACCTGCAGGAGGCCCGCCCGGCGCTCGACCAGGGCCATAGCGATGACGCCATCTTCCTGTCGCCGCGGGGCCGGGGCATGACGCGCCAGACGTTCTTCAACCACCTCAAGGACTACTGCCGCCTGGCGGACATCCCCCAGGACACGTCCCCCCACACGCTGCGGCACTCCTTCGCCACGCATCTACTGGAGGGCGGGGCCGACCTGCGCAGCATCCAGGAGATGCTGGGGCACTCCAGCCTGGGCACCACACAGATCTACACCCACGTCTCCTCGGGCCGCAAGCGCGCCGTGTACGACGCCACCCACCCCCGGGCCCACGACACCGAGCCCCCCGCTTAA
- a CDS encoding IS110 family transposase, whose product MSYQVFVGIDVSKASLDVAVLPGSRRTRVGNDESGWRELIAWLGAPADTLVVLEATGGYQNAAALALQEAGFAVVVMNPRPIRDHARSNNVLAKTDRLDAAVIADFAREKQPPVRPLPDAQARLLGALMDRRRQLVQMLAVEKNRLQQAPPALARDITQHIQWLNKRLKQLDRDLDDRIRQSPLWHERDQILRSAPGIGPAVSHTLLVELPELGQLKAKQISALVGVAPLNRDSGKFRGHRSIWGGRSQVRSMLYMAVVSAVRHNPVIRTFYQRLKRAGKTSKVALVACMHKLLIILNAMLKQRQYWAPRAVPG is encoded by the coding sequence ATGTCCTATCAGGTGTTCGTCGGTATCGATGTCAGCAAAGCTTCTTTGGATGTCGCGGTCCTGCCGGGTTCACGGCGCACGCGCGTGGGCAATGACGAGTCCGGCTGGCGCGAGTTGATCGCGTGGCTGGGCGCGCCAGCGGACACGCTGGTGGTGCTCGAGGCCACCGGCGGCTATCAAAATGCCGCCGCCCTGGCGCTGCAGGAGGCCGGCTTCGCCGTGGTCGTGATGAACCCGCGCCCGATCCGCGACCACGCGCGGTCGAACAACGTGCTGGCCAAAACCGACCGGTTGGACGCGGCGGTCATCGCCGACTTTGCTCGCGAGAAACAGCCGCCGGTACGGCCGTTGCCCGACGCGCAAGCTCGCTTGCTGGGGGCGCTGATGGACCGGCGCCGGCAGTTGGTGCAGATGCTCGCAGTCGAGAAGAACCGCTTGCAGCAGGCCCCACCGGCCCTCGCCCGTGACATCACGCAGCATATCCAGTGGCTGAATAAGCGGCTCAAGCAACTGGATCGCGATCTGGATGACCGGATCCGTCAGAGTCCGCTGTGGCACGAGCGCGACCAGATTCTGCGGTCCGCGCCCGGGATTGGCCCGGCGGTCTCGCACACCCTGTTGGTCGAGTTGCCGGAGTTGGGGCAACTGAAGGCCAAGCAGATCTCCGCCCTGGTGGGGGTGGCACCGTTGAACCGCGATAGCGGCAAGTTCCGCGGACACCGGTCGATCTGGGGCGGCCGCTCTCAGGTGCGCTCGATGCTGTACATGGCGGTGGTGTCGGCGGTCCGCCATAACCCGGTCATCCGCACTTTCTACCAGCGTCTGAAGCGGGCAGGCAAGACGAGCAAAGTGGCGCTGGTGGCGTGCATGCACAAGCTGCTGATCATCCTGAACGCGATGCTCAAGCAGCGGCAGTACTGGGCGCCACGGGCTGTGCCGGGTTAG